One segment of Salvia splendens isolate huo1 chromosome 20, SspV2, whole genome shotgun sequence DNA contains the following:
- the LOC121782098 gene encoding probable beta-1,4-xylosyltransferase IRX9H, translating to MASIRRTLSPVPRPGGLTNGEACQVASPLSKSSSNSQNYPPQGGLLSSSLGSLDYALYRVQSFVLGLFSQRSSRDVDRSRMKGQNWRRAYLHFLLCFVVGIFAGLTPFVPMSMSGNSLPKQEAFDSDELLGLKNEISIVGKVSLQKNSTLEIEKASVKVNPPPDYSLLNKSLDLSRDGVFDKLLIIITPTHARPLQAYFLDRLAQTLRLIRHPLLWIVVEMNSQSMETAELLRNSGVMYRHLVCSIKNATEITDRSALLRNVALSHIETHRLDGIAYFADDDNIYSIALFDQMRNISRIGTWTTAKLVQSRDGILLDGPICNSSQVLGWHVDDKKKRSQRFHAEMSGFAFNSTVIWDTKRWHRPTNEPIRQIETVKQDKQATTFIEQLVEDESQMECFSAETSGIMVWHHTYSYPHNWFTSISSTITPLD from the exons ATGGCCTCAATCAGAAGAACATTGTCTCCCGTCCCTCGACCGGGAGGTTTAACCAATGGTGAGGCTTGTCAAGTGGCGTCGCCTTTGTCCAAGTCGTCTTCCAACAGTCAGAACTACCCTCCACAAGGGGGTTTGTTGTCTTCCTCGTTGGGATCCTTGGACTATGCGTTGTACAGAGTACAGAGCTTCGTTCTTGGCCTTTTCTCACAACGATCTTCAAGGGATGTTGATAGGTCGAGGATGAAGGGGCAGAATTGGCGGAGGGCGTATTTACATTTCTTGTTGTGCTTTGTTGTTGGTATCTTTGCTGGGCTCACACCATTTGTACCGATGAGTATGTCCGGGAATTCCTTGCCTAAGCAAGAAGCTTTTGATTCTGATGAGTTGCTTGGGTTAAAAAATGAGATTTCAATAGTAGGTAAAGTTTCTTTGCAAAAGAACTCTACATTGGAGATAGAGAAGGCGAGTGTTAAAGTTAATCCTCCTCCTGATTATTCACTATTAAATAAGTCGTTGGATCTGTCTCGTGATGGGGTGTTTGATAAGCTTCTGATCATCATCACTCCTACACATGCTAGGCCGCTTCAGGCCTACTTTCTTGATCGCTTGGCACAAACGTTGAGACTGATCCGACACCCTCTTCTCTGGATAGTTGTTGAGATGAATTCTCAATCCATGGAGACAGCTGAATTGCTGAGGAACTCCGGTGTCATGTACAGACATCTCGTATGCAGTATCAAGAACGCAACCGAGATAACAGATAGAAGTGCACTCCTTAGGAATGTGGCCCTCTCACACATAGAGACACACCGTCTTGATGGGATTGCTTACTTTGCAGACGATGATAACATATACTCTATTGCCCTCTTCGACCAAATGAGAAACATCAG TCGGATTGGGACATGGACAACGGCCAAGCTGGTGCAAAGCAGAGACGGAATTCTTCTGGATGGTCCGATTTGTAATAGCTCCCAAGTGTTAGGGTGGCACGTTGATGACAAGAAGAAACGATCTCAGAGATTCCACGCTGAGATGTCAGGTTTTGCCTTTAATAGCACCGTCATTTGGGATACAAAGAGATGGCACCGGCCTACAAATGAACCTATTAGGCAGATTGAGACAGTGAAGCAAGACAAGCAA GCAACCACGTTCATCGAGCAGCTCGTGGAGGATGAGAGCCAAATGGAGTGCTTCTCTGCGGAGACTTCGGGAATCATGGTTTGGCATCACACATATTCATACCCTCATAACTGGTTTACTAGTATCTCGAGCACCATCACTCCACTTGACTGA
- the LOC121782090 gene encoding L-gulonolactone oxidase 3-like, giving the protein MPIPNFYFQALIILLTSGSALTGAMPPQNPVQCNQAGCTLSNSYGVWGDRQPCHVTTAFYPTTESELLSAVADASRRKLKVKSVSKFSHTIPKLACGGTILISTERYNSSIAVDPANSAVTADAGAGLRAVIDRAAEAGLSLAAAPYWEGVSVGGAISTGAHGSSWRGRGGALHDHVVGIRMVVAAGEAEGFARVVDLKEGDSLFSAAKVSLGLLGVISKVTFSLEPAFKRSITFNFSSDDGIEEEFMDHANKYEFGDIQWYPSRHEAVYRYDDRVPMSTPGDGVNDFIGFQSNFALVAKTVRASEKAAEKSRDTNAKCILASSFVAYKKLIANGLKNNNLLFTGYPVVGHQRRMQTSGSCLYSPESDKTTSCAWDPRIKALSFFESTAIFPAAHFAAFVRDVKKLRDLAGPASFCGADIYNGFLLRFVKKSDAYLGQPKDSVVVDFNYYRADEAGTPRLHGDVWEEVEQMAFFKYMARPHWGKNRKVGFLRVGRKYPNFGRFLEARKGLDPLGIFSSEWSDEILFGREGGRGDGCALEGLCVCSEDRHCSPRDGYFCQWGLVYKEARVCRYSNTSTS; this is encoded by the exons ATGCCAATCCCCAATTTCTATTTCCAAGCCCTAATTATCCTCCTAACGTCCGGTTCAGCCCTAACCGGAGCCATGCCCCCTCAAAACCCGGTCCAATGCAACCAGGCCGGCTGCACCTTATCCAACTCCTACGGCGTTTGGGGCGATCGCCAGCCATGCCACGTCACCACCGCCTTCTACCCTACCACCGAATCGGAGCTCCTCTCCGCCGTGGCCGACGCCAGCAGGAGGAAGCTGAAGGTGAAATCCGTCTCCAAATTCTCGCACACGATTCCGAAGCTCGCGTGCGGGGGTACAATCCTGATAAGCACGGAGAGGTACAACTCGAGCATCGCCGTCGATCCGGCTAATTCAGCCGTGACGGCGGACGCCGGCGCCGGGCTGAGGGCGGTGATCGATCGGGCGGCGGAGGCGGGGCTGAGCCTGGCGGCGGCGCCGTACTGGGAGGGGGTGAGCGTCGGCGGCGCGATCAGCACCGGCGCGCACGGGAGCTCGTGGAGGGGGCGCGGCGGCGCACTGCACGACCACGTGGTGGGGATTAGGATGGTGGTGGCGGCGGGGGAGGCGGAGGGTTTCGCGAGGGTGGTGGATTTGAAAGAGGGAGATTCGCTTTTTAGTGCGGCCAAAGTCTCGCTGGGATTGCTTGGAGTCATTTCTAAG GTAACGTTCTCATTGGAACCGGCTTTCAAACGAAGCATTACGTTCAATTTCAGTAGCGATGATGGCATTGAAGAGGAATTCATGGACCACGCCAATAAATACGAGTTCGGAGACATCCAGTGGTACCCGTCACGACACGAGGCTGTGTATCGCTACGACGACCGGGTTCCCATGAGCACACCGGGTGATGGAGTTAATGATTTTATCGGATTCCAATCGAATTTTGCCCTAGTCGCAAAAACAGTTCGAGCATCAG AAAAAGCCGCAGAAAAATCAAGAGACACAAACGCCAAATGCATCCTCGCATCCTCCTTCGTCGCCTACAAAAAGCTAATCGCCAACGGATTAAAAAACAACAACCTACTCTTCACCGGCTACCCCGTCGTCGGCCACCAACGCCGCATGCAGACCTCCGGCTCGTGCCTCTACTCGCCCGAGTCCGACAAGACCACCTCCTGCGCGTGGGATCCGCGGATCAAAGCCCTCTCCTTCTTCGAGTCCACCGCCATCTTCCCGGCCGCCCATTTCGCTGCCTTCGTCCGTGACGTCAAGAAGCTCCGCGACCTCGCGGGTCCTGCAAGCTTCTGCGGGGCCGACATCTACAACGGCTTCCTATTGCGCTTCGTGAAGAAGTCGGACGCATACCTAGGTCAACCTAAGGACTCCGTGGTGGTTGACTTTAACTATTACCGTGCAGACGAGGCGGGGACTCCTCGTCTGCACGGGGATGTGTGGGAGGAGGTGGAGCAGATGGCTTTCTTCAAGTACATGGCAAGGCCACATTGGGGTAAGAATAGGAAGGTGGGGTTTCTTAGGGTTGGGAGGAAATATCCTAATTTTGGTAGGTTTTTGGAGGCTAGGAAGGGTTTGGACCCTTTGGGGATATTTTCGAGTGAGTGGTCGGATGAGATACTATTTGGGAGAGAGGGTGGGAGAGGGGATGGTTGTGCACTTGAAGGTTTGTGTGTTTGCTCGGAAGATAGGCATTGTAGCCCTAGAGATGGCTATTTTTGCCAATGGGGGCTTGTTTATAAGGAAGCTAGGGTTTGTAGGTATTCTAACACTTCTACTAGTTGA
- the LOC121782083 gene encoding uncharacterized protein LOC121782083 isoform X1, with product MDIVVLGESPGNSGFADSTSKVGSFVQISSIAIDISSSMEAIEPPEHEHFSIRGFVAGMRKKDWKTCFPFASQGKDIDPVNNLPPLFVPEFRWWQCSSCIPNVEMKRTTKEVATKSDPSTSSCENVGAKDGFSILRRDNTDMVCLADHSSCAVEEPDNTSSGSDGTFSVLPHKRKPKLRSLADILVEKRNQTSSIPRTRSASSGGVQIASTKMEAVLVPQLQVAIPAGVAEAAQCPGRKRKIVLEEDREPLAATFPRDFAKRTKGPVLDAEKSSRRVEITDTVTKVVDSMRLDFPRTQQVQPKKVKAIDANKKMRHIRREDEMAQMGEPNNVSSANLQEQVVPVETNLGGAPSMAKTPEVGTDDDTLLPPRKRIFRNCNIGGTMAFGLSLNSSMDAVGSVREHRFIPDLNLKFPEKDAMEEEQQSTILYEERRFPLQKNLDAPVSCSYETVRQGKRISEPRNKDNNAELGPSDDIPIEIVELLARNQHERELEYSRRHLLGINDTTKGYSSAVAVDGTVRFPLPSRINGLKVANVNMGVQPNKYWMDMSKPEKSHFRLSSSSTPSQLRKPEYPTSASIMAGPKSISLEDMLYSRAMDNVPFRLSNPPIQPSRHSFLDECHRGRTVDGKGKTAVPDVAELKEGRIIGSSDPYQNDTIPAMQLLSLMDQRVKSGPSYKVGPVNKPLSSCKHHPRLNGKENHSFLRGPYFPQNGSSLLRYGVYSSGESSFTSSPNLRVPKVVRNSKTTLLDGPDELERRTARSNEAFGECTLNRNPADFSFPQVGNEFTISAKDLRPRKKRNGLKERSRLGNVDGRKRQRMACRKNELEC from the exons ATGGATATTGTTGTATTGGGAGAAAGTCCAGGAAACAGTGGTTTTGCAGATTCTACATCGAAAGTAGGATCATTTGTTCAGATTAGCtcaatagctattgacattagTAGTTCCATGGAAGCGATTGAGCCACCAGAACATGAGCATTTTTCTATACG TGGTTTTGTTGCTGGGATGAGAAAAAAAGATTGGAAGACATGTTTTCCGTTTGCTTCTCAAGGCAAAGACATTGATCCAGTGAATAATTTGCCTCCTCTATTTGTTCCTGAATTTCGATGGTGGCAGTGTTCAAGCTGCATTCCAAATGTTGAAATGAAGAGAACAACAAAAGAAGTGGCGACCAAAAGTGATCCCAGTACAAGTTCTTGTGAGAATGTTGGAGCAAAGGATGGCTTCTCCATACTCAGGAGAGACAACACAG ATATGGTATGTCTTGCTGACCACTCTTCATGCGCAGTTGAAGAGCCAGATAACACATCATCGGGAAGCGATGGTACTTTCAGTGTACTGCCACATAAGAGAAAGCCGAAGCTACGATCTTTGGCTGATATATTGGTGGAAAAAAGGAATCAAACTAGCAGTATTCCAAGGACAAGATCTGCCTCATCAGGTGGAGTGCAGATTGCATCTACTAAGATGGAAGCAGTTTTAGTTCCTCAGCTTCAGGTAGCCATCCCTGCTGGTGTTGCAGAAGCTGCTCAATGTCCTGGGAGGAAAAGAAAGATCGTTCTTGAAGAAGACAGAGAGCCTCTAGCAGCAACCTTTCCAAGGGATTTCGCTAAGAGAACTAAGGGCCCTGTGCTTGATGCGGAAAAAAGTTCTAGGCGAGTCGAAATTACTGATACCGTAACTAAAGTGGTTGATTCTATGAGATTGGATTTTCCAAGGACTCAGCAGGTCCAGCCCAAAAAGGTTAAAGCTATTGATGCGAACAAAAAGATGAGGCACATCCGTAGAGAGGATGAAATGGCCCAAATGGGAGAGCCAAACAACGTTTCCTCTGCAAATTTACAGGAACAAGTGGTTCCTGTGGAGACAAATCTGGGAGGTGCTCCTTCCATGGCTAAGACACCGGAAGTTGGAACAGATGATGACACTTTATTGCCTCCCAGAAAAAGAATCTTTAGAAATTGCAATATCGGAGGAACCATGGCATTCGGCCTTTCACTCAATAGTTCTATGGATGCTGTAGGTAGTGTCAGGGAACATAGGTTCATTCCTGATCTCAATTTAAAATTTCCAGAGAAGGATGCTATGGAAGAAGAGCAACAATCCACTATTCTTTACGAGGAGAGGCGTTTTCCCCTGCAAAAAAATTTG GATGCCCCTGTCTCCTGCAGTTATGAGACTGTTAGACAAGGCAAGCGAATATCTGAGCCGAGAAACAAGGATAACAACGCAGAACTTGGACCATCAGATGACATACCAATAGAAATAGTTGAACTGTTGGCCAGAAACCAACATGAAAGAGAACTTGAATATTCGAGGAGACATCTGCTGGGAATCAATGATACAACGAAAGGATATTCTTCTGCAGTTGCTGTGGATGGCACGGTCCGTTTTCCTCTTCCCAGCAGAATAAATGGTTTAAAAGTGGCAAATGTAAACATGGGTGTCCAACCAAATAAATACTGGATGGATATGAGCAAACCAGAGAAAAGTCACTTTAGACTCTCGAGTTCATCTACTCCAAGCCAACTGAGGAAACCGGAGTATCCCACATCAGCTTCTATAATGGCTGGACCAAAGTCTATTTCATTGGAAGATATGCTGTATTCCCGTGCCATGGATAATGTACCTTTTCGTCTCAGCAATCCCCCCATTCAGCCGAGTCGACATTCATTCTTAGACGAGTGTCACAGAGGAAGGACTGTCGACGGCAAGGGAAAGACAGCTGTACCTGATGTGGCTGAGCTCAAAGAGGGGAGAATTATAGGATCATCAGATCCTTACCAGAACGATACAATTCCAGCAATGCAGTTGTTATCCTTGATGGATCAGAGAGTTAAATCGGGCCCTTCTTACAAAGTAGGTCCTGTTAATAAGCCCTTGTCTTCCTGCAAGCACCACCCGCGTCTAAATGGAAAGGAGAACCACAGCTTCCTTCGCGGGCCGTACTTTCCTCAAAATGGCAGTTCTTTGTTAAGATATGGTGTTTATTCCTCTGGCGAAAGCTCTTTCACATCTTCACCTAATTTAAGAG tACCTAAAGTGGTCAGAAACTCAAAAACCACTCTCTTGGATGGACCGGATGAGCTTGAGAGACGGACAGCAAGAAGTAATGAAGCCTTTGGTGAGTGCACTCTCAACAGGAATCCTGCAGACTTCAGCTTTCCTCAAGTAGGAAATGAGTTCACCATAAGCGCAAAAGATTTGAGGCCTAGGAAGAAGAGGAATGGTTTGAAAGAAAGGTCGCGGTTAGGGAATGTCGATGGCAGGAAAAGACAAAGAATGGCTTGCAGGAAGAACGAGTTAGAATGCTGA
- the LOC121782083 gene encoding uncharacterized protein LOC121782083 isoform X2 has translation MDIVVLGESPGNSGFADSTSKVGSFVQISSIAIDISSSMEAIEPPEHEHFSIRGFVAGMRKKDWKTCFPFASQGKDIDPVNNLPPLFVPEFRWWQCSSCIPNVEMKRTTKEVATKSDPSTSSCENVGAKDGFSILRRDNTVEEPDNTSSGSDGTFSVLPHKRKPKLRSLADILVEKRNQTSSIPRTRSASSGGVQIASTKMEAVLVPQLQVAIPAGVAEAAQCPGRKRKIVLEEDREPLAATFPRDFAKRTKGPVLDAEKSSRRVEITDTVTKVVDSMRLDFPRTQQVQPKKVKAIDANKKMRHIRREDEMAQMGEPNNVSSANLQEQVVPVETNLGGAPSMAKTPEVGTDDDTLLPPRKRIFRNCNIGGTMAFGLSLNSSMDAVGSVREHRFIPDLNLKFPEKDAMEEEQQSTILYEERRFPLQKNLDAPVSCSYETVRQGKRISEPRNKDNNAELGPSDDIPIEIVELLARNQHERELEYSRRHLLGINDTTKGYSSAVAVDGTVRFPLPSRINGLKVANVNMGVQPNKYWMDMSKPEKSHFRLSSSSTPSQLRKPEYPTSASIMAGPKSISLEDMLYSRAMDNVPFRLSNPPIQPSRHSFLDECHRGRTVDGKGKTAVPDVAELKEGRIIGSSDPYQNDTIPAMQLLSLMDQRVKSGPSYKVGPVNKPLSSCKHHPRLNGKENHSFLRGPYFPQNGSSLLRYGVYSSGESSFTSSPNLRVPKVVRNSKTTLLDGPDELERRTARSNEAFGECTLNRNPADFSFPQVGNEFTISAKDLRPRKKRNGLKERSRLGNVDGRKRQRMACRKNELEC, from the exons ATGGATATTGTTGTATTGGGAGAAAGTCCAGGAAACAGTGGTTTTGCAGATTCTACATCGAAAGTAGGATCATTTGTTCAGATTAGCtcaatagctattgacattagTAGTTCCATGGAAGCGATTGAGCCACCAGAACATGAGCATTTTTCTATACG TGGTTTTGTTGCTGGGATGAGAAAAAAAGATTGGAAGACATGTTTTCCGTTTGCTTCTCAAGGCAAAGACATTGATCCAGTGAATAATTTGCCTCCTCTATTTGTTCCTGAATTTCGATGGTGGCAGTGTTCAAGCTGCATTCCAAATGTTGAAATGAAGAGAACAACAAAAGAAGTGGCGACCAAAAGTGATCCCAGTACAAGTTCTTGTGAGAATGTTGGAGCAAAGGATGGCTTCTCCATACTCAGGAGAGACAACACAG TTGAAGAGCCAGATAACACATCATCGGGAAGCGATGGTACTTTCAGTGTACTGCCACATAAGAGAAAGCCGAAGCTACGATCTTTGGCTGATATATTGGTGGAAAAAAGGAATCAAACTAGCAGTATTCCAAGGACAAGATCTGCCTCATCAGGTGGAGTGCAGATTGCATCTACTAAGATGGAAGCAGTTTTAGTTCCTCAGCTTCAGGTAGCCATCCCTGCTGGTGTTGCAGAAGCTGCTCAATGTCCTGGGAGGAAAAGAAAGATCGTTCTTGAAGAAGACAGAGAGCCTCTAGCAGCAACCTTTCCAAGGGATTTCGCTAAGAGAACTAAGGGCCCTGTGCTTGATGCGGAAAAAAGTTCTAGGCGAGTCGAAATTACTGATACCGTAACTAAAGTGGTTGATTCTATGAGATTGGATTTTCCAAGGACTCAGCAGGTCCAGCCCAAAAAGGTTAAAGCTATTGATGCGAACAAAAAGATGAGGCACATCCGTAGAGAGGATGAAATGGCCCAAATGGGAGAGCCAAACAACGTTTCCTCTGCAAATTTACAGGAACAAGTGGTTCCTGTGGAGACAAATCTGGGAGGTGCTCCTTCCATGGCTAAGACACCGGAAGTTGGAACAGATGATGACACTTTATTGCCTCCCAGAAAAAGAATCTTTAGAAATTGCAATATCGGAGGAACCATGGCATTCGGCCTTTCACTCAATAGTTCTATGGATGCTGTAGGTAGTGTCAGGGAACATAGGTTCATTCCTGATCTCAATTTAAAATTTCCAGAGAAGGATGCTATGGAAGAAGAGCAACAATCCACTATTCTTTACGAGGAGAGGCGTTTTCCCCTGCAAAAAAATTTG GATGCCCCTGTCTCCTGCAGTTATGAGACTGTTAGACAAGGCAAGCGAATATCTGAGCCGAGAAACAAGGATAACAACGCAGAACTTGGACCATCAGATGACATACCAATAGAAATAGTTGAACTGTTGGCCAGAAACCAACATGAAAGAGAACTTGAATATTCGAGGAGACATCTGCTGGGAATCAATGATACAACGAAAGGATATTCTTCTGCAGTTGCTGTGGATGGCACGGTCCGTTTTCCTCTTCCCAGCAGAATAAATGGTTTAAAAGTGGCAAATGTAAACATGGGTGTCCAACCAAATAAATACTGGATGGATATGAGCAAACCAGAGAAAAGTCACTTTAGACTCTCGAGTTCATCTACTCCAAGCCAACTGAGGAAACCGGAGTATCCCACATCAGCTTCTATAATGGCTGGACCAAAGTCTATTTCATTGGAAGATATGCTGTATTCCCGTGCCATGGATAATGTACCTTTTCGTCTCAGCAATCCCCCCATTCAGCCGAGTCGACATTCATTCTTAGACGAGTGTCACAGAGGAAGGACTGTCGACGGCAAGGGAAAGACAGCTGTACCTGATGTGGCTGAGCTCAAAGAGGGGAGAATTATAGGATCATCAGATCCTTACCAGAACGATACAATTCCAGCAATGCAGTTGTTATCCTTGATGGATCAGAGAGTTAAATCGGGCCCTTCTTACAAAGTAGGTCCTGTTAATAAGCCCTTGTCTTCCTGCAAGCACCACCCGCGTCTAAATGGAAAGGAGAACCACAGCTTCCTTCGCGGGCCGTACTTTCCTCAAAATGGCAGTTCTTTGTTAAGATATGGTGTTTATTCCTCTGGCGAAAGCTCTTTCACATCTTCACCTAATTTAAGAG tACCTAAAGTGGTCAGAAACTCAAAAACCACTCTCTTGGATGGACCGGATGAGCTTGAGAGACGGACAGCAAGAAGTAATGAAGCCTTTGGTGAGTGCACTCTCAACAGGAATCCTGCAGACTTCAGCTTTCCTCAAGTAGGAAATGAGTTCACCATAAGCGCAAAAGATTTGAGGCCTAGGAAGAAGAGGAATGGTTTGAAAGAAAGGTCGCGGTTAGGGAATGTCGATGGCAGGAAAAGACAAAGAATGGCTTGCAGGAAGAACGAGTTAGAATGCTGA
- the LOC121782083 gene encoding uncharacterized protein LOC121782083 isoform X3, whose protein sequence is MEAIEPPEHEHFSIRGFVAGMRKKDWKTCFPFASQGKDIDPVNNLPPLFVPEFRWWQCSSCIPNVEMKRTTKEVATKSDPSTSSCENVGAKDGFSILRRDNTDMVCLADHSSCAVEEPDNTSSGSDGTFSVLPHKRKPKLRSLADILVEKRNQTSSIPRTRSASSGGVQIASTKMEAVLVPQLQVAIPAGVAEAAQCPGRKRKIVLEEDREPLAATFPRDFAKRTKGPVLDAEKSSRRVEITDTVTKVVDSMRLDFPRTQQVQPKKVKAIDANKKMRHIRREDEMAQMGEPNNVSSANLQEQVVPVETNLGGAPSMAKTPEVGTDDDTLLPPRKRIFRNCNIGGTMAFGLSLNSSMDAVGSVREHRFIPDLNLKFPEKDAMEEEQQSTILYEERRFPLQKNLDAPVSCSYETVRQGKRISEPRNKDNNAELGPSDDIPIEIVELLARNQHERELEYSRRHLLGINDTTKGYSSAVAVDGTVRFPLPSRINGLKVANVNMGVQPNKYWMDMSKPEKSHFRLSSSSTPSQLRKPEYPTSASIMAGPKSISLEDMLYSRAMDNVPFRLSNPPIQPSRHSFLDECHRGRTVDGKGKTAVPDVAELKEGRIIGSSDPYQNDTIPAMQLLSLMDQRVKSGPSYKVGPVNKPLSSCKHHPRLNGKENHSFLRGPYFPQNGSSLLRYGVYSSGESSFTSSPNLRVPKVVRNSKTTLLDGPDELERRTARSNEAFGECTLNRNPADFSFPQVGNEFTISAKDLRPRKKRNGLKERSRLGNVDGRKRQRMACRKNELEC, encoded by the exons ATGGAAGCGATTGAGCCACCAGAACATGAGCATTTTTCTATACG TGGTTTTGTTGCTGGGATGAGAAAAAAAGATTGGAAGACATGTTTTCCGTTTGCTTCTCAAGGCAAAGACATTGATCCAGTGAATAATTTGCCTCCTCTATTTGTTCCTGAATTTCGATGGTGGCAGTGTTCAAGCTGCATTCCAAATGTTGAAATGAAGAGAACAACAAAAGAAGTGGCGACCAAAAGTGATCCCAGTACAAGTTCTTGTGAGAATGTTGGAGCAAAGGATGGCTTCTCCATACTCAGGAGAGACAACACAG ATATGGTATGTCTTGCTGACCACTCTTCATGCGCAGTTGAAGAGCCAGATAACACATCATCGGGAAGCGATGGTACTTTCAGTGTACTGCCACATAAGAGAAAGCCGAAGCTACGATCTTTGGCTGATATATTGGTGGAAAAAAGGAATCAAACTAGCAGTATTCCAAGGACAAGATCTGCCTCATCAGGTGGAGTGCAGATTGCATCTACTAAGATGGAAGCAGTTTTAGTTCCTCAGCTTCAGGTAGCCATCCCTGCTGGTGTTGCAGAAGCTGCTCAATGTCCTGGGAGGAAAAGAAAGATCGTTCTTGAAGAAGACAGAGAGCCTCTAGCAGCAACCTTTCCAAGGGATTTCGCTAAGAGAACTAAGGGCCCTGTGCTTGATGCGGAAAAAAGTTCTAGGCGAGTCGAAATTACTGATACCGTAACTAAAGTGGTTGATTCTATGAGATTGGATTTTCCAAGGACTCAGCAGGTCCAGCCCAAAAAGGTTAAAGCTATTGATGCGAACAAAAAGATGAGGCACATCCGTAGAGAGGATGAAATGGCCCAAATGGGAGAGCCAAACAACGTTTCCTCTGCAAATTTACAGGAACAAGTGGTTCCTGTGGAGACAAATCTGGGAGGTGCTCCTTCCATGGCTAAGACACCGGAAGTTGGAACAGATGATGACACTTTATTGCCTCCCAGAAAAAGAATCTTTAGAAATTGCAATATCGGAGGAACCATGGCATTCGGCCTTTCACTCAATAGTTCTATGGATGCTGTAGGTAGTGTCAGGGAACATAGGTTCATTCCTGATCTCAATTTAAAATTTCCAGAGAAGGATGCTATGGAAGAAGAGCAACAATCCACTATTCTTTACGAGGAGAGGCGTTTTCCCCTGCAAAAAAATTTG GATGCCCCTGTCTCCTGCAGTTATGAGACTGTTAGACAAGGCAAGCGAATATCTGAGCCGAGAAACAAGGATAACAACGCAGAACTTGGACCATCAGATGACATACCAATAGAAATAGTTGAACTGTTGGCCAGAAACCAACATGAAAGAGAACTTGAATATTCGAGGAGACATCTGCTGGGAATCAATGATACAACGAAAGGATATTCTTCTGCAGTTGCTGTGGATGGCACGGTCCGTTTTCCTCTTCCCAGCAGAATAAATGGTTTAAAAGTGGCAAATGTAAACATGGGTGTCCAACCAAATAAATACTGGATGGATATGAGCAAACCAGAGAAAAGTCACTTTAGACTCTCGAGTTCATCTACTCCAAGCCAACTGAGGAAACCGGAGTATCCCACATCAGCTTCTATAATGGCTGGACCAAAGTCTATTTCATTGGAAGATATGCTGTATTCCCGTGCCATGGATAATGTACCTTTTCGTCTCAGCAATCCCCCCATTCAGCCGAGTCGACATTCATTCTTAGACGAGTGTCACAGAGGAAGGACTGTCGACGGCAAGGGAAAGACAGCTGTACCTGATGTGGCTGAGCTCAAAGAGGGGAGAATTATAGGATCATCAGATCCTTACCAGAACGATACAATTCCAGCAATGCAGTTGTTATCCTTGATGGATCAGAGAGTTAAATCGGGCCCTTCTTACAAAGTAGGTCCTGTTAATAAGCCCTTGTCTTCCTGCAAGCACCACCCGCGTCTAAATGGAAAGGAGAACCACAGCTTCCTTCGCGGGCCGTACTTTCCTCAAAATGGCAGTTCTTTGTTAAGATATGGTGTTTATTCCTCTGGCGAAAGCTCTTTCACATCTTCACCTAATTTAAGAG tACCTAAAGTGGTCAGAAACTCAAAAACCACTCTCTTGGATGGACCGGATGAGCTTGAGAGACGGACAGCAAGAAGTAATGAAGCCTTTGGTGAGTGCACTCTCAACAGGAATCCTGCAGACTTCAGCTTTCCTCAAGTAGGAAATGAGTTCACCATAAGCGCAAAAGATTTGAGGCCTAGGAAGAAGAGGAATGGTTTGAAAGAAAGGTCGCGGTTAGGGAATGTCGATGGCAGGAAAAGACAAAGAATGGCTTGCAGGAAGAACGAGTTAGAATGCTGA